A single window of Psychromonas ingrahamii 37 DNA harbors:
- a CDS encoding ABC transporter permease has translation MSLYAFLGTLEIGLIYGLVAIGVYLTFRILDFPDLTVDGSFTLGAAVAATLIVAGQNPYLATLCGTLAASCAGLVTAWLNLRFNILHLLASILTMTALYTINLRVMGKPNVALIMEPTVLSPFEGILPDMYMKVIFVAVCAIVGGLLVAWFLRTQYGLAMRAVGSNKRMAQANGIVVTEKVYVGLALSNGLVGLAGALFAQTNGFADSTMGIGTIVVGLAAVIIGESLLASRSMLVIVMSCIVGSVLYRFAVSMALNADFLGFQASDLNLITAVLVALALVFPKLRNEWKAKRAIKEQI, from the coding sequence AAATAGGCCTTATCTATGGCTTAGTTGCTATCGGGGTCTATCTTACTTTTCGAATTTTAGATTTTCCAGACCTTACGGTTGATGGTAGTTTTACACTTGGCGCAGCTGTTGCAGCGACGTTAATTGTTGCAGGTCAAAACCCATATTTAGCAACCTTATGCGGAACACTTGCGGCATCTTGTGCAGGTTTAGTTACCGCATGGTTAAATCTGCGTTTTAATATTCTGCATTTGCTGGCCAGTATCCTGACTATGACTGCCCTGTATACCATCAATTTACGGGTGATGGGAAAACCTAATGTTGCCTTAATTATGGAGCCAACGGTCCTTTCTCCTTTCGAAGGGATTTTGCCGGACATGTACATGAAGGTTATCTTTGTGGCTGTCTGCGCTATTGTTGGCGGACTGTTGGTCGCCTGGTTTTTGCGTACCCAATATGGTTTAGCGATGCGTGCGGTCGGCTCTAATAAACGCATGGCGCAAGCTAACGGTATCGTTGTGACTGAAAAAGTTTATGTGGGTTTAGCACTCTCTAATGGTTTGGTCGGACTTGCCGGTGCACTGTTTGCACAAACCAATGGTTTTGCCGATTCAACCATGGGAATAGGGACTATAGTGGTTGGTTTAGCGGCTGTTATTATTGGTGAATCTCTGCTGGCGAGTCGTTCGATGCTGGTCATTGTAATGAGCTGTATTGTGGGTTCCGTCTTATATCGTTTTGCCGTATCAATGGCATTAAATGCTGACTTTTTAGGTTTTCAAGCCTCAGATTTAAACTTGATTACCGCTGTATTGGTGGCTCTTGCATTAGTGTTTCCTAAATTACGTAATGAATGGAAAGCGAAACGCGCCATCAAGGAGCAAATATGA
- a CDS encoding ABC transporter ATP-binding protein — translation MISCENLHVTFNHGLPTEKLALQGVDLTIPSGEFVTVIGSNGAGKSTLLNTIAGDIKSTQGKIYFDDRDVTKLPATGRTKDIARVFQDPLAGTCGNLTVEENMSLAYGRGKRGTLAFALNNKLRKVFKEQLSRLNLGLEDRLDSEMGLLSGGQRQSVSLLMSALQPSSILLLDEHTAALDPKTAALILDISSQIIKEKQLTVMMVTHSMRQALDHGSRTIMLHEGNIIFDLASKERANYQVKDLLNLFAQARTDGAELDDDKLLLGG, via the coding sequence ATGATCAGTTGTGAAAATTTACACGTTACCTTTAATCATGGTTTACCAACAGAAAAACTTGCATTACAGGGAGTTGATCTGACCATACCATCGGGTGAATTTGTAACAGTGATTGGTTCTAATGGCGCGGGTAAATCTACCTTACTCAATACTATTGCCGGTGATATAAAATCAACTCAAGGTAAAATTTATTTTGATGATCGGGATGTCACAAAGTTGCCAGCCACGGGCCGTACTAAGGATATTGCCCGTGTCTTTCAAGATCCCTTAGCGGGAACCTGTGGTAACTTAACTGTTGAAGAGAATATGTCACTTGCTTATGGGCGGGGGAAGCGCGGGACACTGGCGTTTGCTCTAAACAATAAATTGCGCAAGGTGTTCAAGGAGCAGTTAAGCCGATTAAATCTGGGTCTGGAAGATCGTCTGGACAGTGAAATGGGGCTTTTGTCCGGTGGGCAACGCCAATCAGTCAGCTTACTGATGTCGGCATTACAGCCAAGCAGCATTTTACTGCTGGATGAGCATACGGCTGCGCTGGATCCAAAAACAGCCGCTTTAATTTTGGATATATCATCACAAATTATTAAAGAAAAACAATTAACTGTGATGATGGTGACTCATTCTATGCGGCAAGCCTTAGATCATGGATCGCGTACTATTATGCTTCATGAAGGTAATATTATTTTTGATTTGGCAAGCAAAGAGCGTGCTAATTATCAAGTTAAAGATTTGCTTAATCTATTTGCTCAAGCACGCACCGATGGTGCAGAGTTAGACGACGATAAATTATTATTAGGCGGATAA
- the rpsO gene encoding 30S ribosomal protein S15: MSLSAEQKAEIVAKYGRSENDTGSSEVQAALYTAQIDHLQGHFKEHIHDHHSRRGLLRMVSQRRKLLDYLKRKDVAAYTALIAELGLRR; encoded by the coding sequence ATGTCACTAAGTGCAGAACAAAAAGCTGAGATTGTAGCTAAATATGGTCGTTCAGAAAACGATACTGGTTCTTCAGAAGTTCAAGCTGCTTTATACACAGCACAAATAGACCACCTTCAAGGTCACTTTAAAGAGCACATCCATGATCACCACAGCCGTCGTGGTCTATTGCGCATGGTAAGTCAACGTCGTAAATTACTTGACTACTTAAAGCGTAAAGATGTTGCTGCTTACACAGCATTAATCGCTGAATTAGGTCTACGTCGTTAA
- the pnp gene encoding polyribonucleotide nucleotidyltransferase encodes MTPIVKSFQYGEHTVTLETGVMARQATAAVMCSMDDTCVFVSVVGKNADNQERDFFPLTVNYQEKTYAAGKIPGGFFKREGRPSEDETLIARLIDRPVRPLFPAGFKNEVQVIATVVSINPEVNPDVVAMIATSAALSISGMPFKGPIGCARVGYKEGEYLLNPTKTELETSDLNLVVSGTDNAVLMVESEAGILSEDVMLGAVVFGHDQQQIVVESIKEFAAEVARPAWNWAAPARNEALDAAIATEAQARFEQAYQISDKGDRYDAIKAITSEVKEKLLASDETLEAKQIGEYLHDLEKTVVRTRIIKGEPRIDGRDPESIRALDVRTGVLPRTHGSALFTRGETQALVTATLGTQRDAQIIDSIMGEKKDNFLLHYNFPPYCVGETGFVGSPKRREIGHGRLAKRGVLAVMPSLEEFPYTVRVVSEITESNGSSSMASVCGASLALMDAGVPLKASVAGIAMGLVKEGEEFVVLSDILGDEDHLGDMDFKVAGTTEGITALQMDIKIEGITREIMQIALNQAKAARLHILTVMDQALPQGRADISQFAPRIHTIKINTDKIRDVIGKGGAVIRSLCEETGTTIEIEDDGTVKIAATSGEQADDAINRIKALTAEVEVGTIYTGKVVRLADFGAFVNILPGKDGLVHISQICEERVQKVSDHLKEGQEVKVKVLEVDRQGRVRLSIKEAAEKTTAE; translated from the coding sequence ATGACTCCTATTGTTAAAAGTTTTCAGTATGGCGAACATACTGTCACTCTAGAAACGGGCGTAATGGCTCGTCAGGCAACTGCCGCTGTAATGTGTAGTATGGATGATACCTGTGTATTCGTTTCTGTTGTTGGTAAAAATGCTGACAACCAAGAGCGTGATTTCTTTCCGCTGACGGTAAACTACCAGGAAAAAACCTATGCTGCGGGTAAAATCCCAGGTGGTTTCTTCAAACGTGAAGGCCGTCCAAGCGAAGACGAAACACTGATTGCACGCCTTATTGACCGTCCAGTTCGTCCTCTATTCCCAGCCGGTTTCAAAAACGAAGTACAAGTGATTGCAACTGTTGTCTCTATCAACCCTGAAGTTAACCCGGATGTCGTTGCAATGATTGCAACATCTGCGGCGCTTTCTATCTCGGGTATGCCTTTCAAGGGGCCTATCGGTTGTGCACGTGTTGGTTATAAAGAAGGTGAATACCTGCTTAACCCAACCAAAACTGAATTAGAAACAAGTGATCTTAACCTTGTTGTATCTGGTACAGATAACGCTGTCTTAATGGTTGAATCTGAAGCCGGTATTCTAAGCGAAGACGTTATGCTTGGTGCGGTTGTATTTGGTCACGATCAGCAACAAATTGTTGTTGAATCAATCAAAGAGTTCGCTGCAGAGGTTGCTCGTCCAGCATGGAACTGGGCTGCCCCTGCACGTAACGAAGCATTAGATGCGGCTATTGCAACTGAAGCACAAGCGCGTTTTGAACAAGCTTACCAGATCAGTGATAAAGGCGATCGTTACGATGCGATTAAAGCTATCACCTCTGAAGTTAAAGAAAAATTATTAGCATCTGATGAAACATTAGAAGCTAAGCAAATCGGTGAATACTTACACGATCTAGAAAAAACAGTGGTACGTACGCGCATTATTAAAGGTGAGCCGCGTATCGATGGTCGCGATCCTGAAAGTATTCGTGCATTAGATGTCCGTACTGGCGTGTTACCTCGTACTCACGGTAGTGCATTGTTTACCCGTGGTGAAACTCAAGCATTAGTGACGGCGACCCTTGGTACTCAGCGTGATGCGCAAATCATTGACAGTATAATGGGTGAGAAGAAAGATAACTTCTTATTACATTACAACTTCCCTCCTTATTGTGTAGGCGAAACTGGCTTTGTTGGCTCTCCTAAACGTCGTGAGATTGGCCATGGCCGTCTTGCTAAACGTGGTGTTTTGGCTGTTATGCCTTCGCTTGAAGAATTCCCATACACAGTACGTGTTGTGTCTGAAATCACTGAATCAAACGGTTCATCTTCAATGGCTTCTGTTTGTGGTGCATCGCTAGCATTAATGGATGCGGGTGTTCCTCTTAAAGCTTCTGTTGCGGGAATCGCGATGGGTCTTGTAAAAGAAGGCGAAGAGTTTGTTGTGCTTTCTGATATTCTAGGTGATGAAGATCATCTTGGTGATATGGACTTTAAAGTTGCCGGTACTACCGAAGGTATTACTGCACTACAGATGGATATCAAAATTGAAGGGATCACGCGTGAAATCATGCAGATTGCTTTAAATCAGGCAAAAGCTGCACGTTTGCACATTTTGACCGTAATGGACCAAGCACTTCCACAAGGTCGCGCTGATATTTCTCAATTCGCTCCACGTATTCATACTATCAAAATCAACACTGATAAAATCCGTGATGTTATTGGTAAAGGCGGCGCTGTTATCCGCTCTCTATGTGAAGAAACCGGTACTACAATTGAAATCGAAGATGACGGTACTGTTAAAATTGCAGCGACCTCTGGTGAGCAAGCTGATGACGCAATTAACCGTATTAAAGCACTCACAGCTGAAGTTGAAGTGGGTACTATCTACACAGGTAAAGTGGTACGTTTAGCTGATTTCGGTGCCTTTGTTAATATCCTTCCCGGTAAAGATGGTCTAGTACATATCTCGCAAATCTGTGAAGAGCGTGTACAGAAAGTGTCTGATCACCTTAAAGAAGGTCAGGAAGTGAAAGTTAAAGTATTAGAAGTTGATCGCCAGGGCCGTGTGCGCTTAAGCATCAAAGAAGCTGCTGAAAAAACAACAGCTGAATAA
- the mpl gene encoding UDP-N-acetylmuramate:L-alanyl-gamma-D-glutamyl-meso-diaminopimelate ligase, with product MHIHILGICGTFMGGLAILAKSLGYKVTGSDKNVYPPMSTQLEEQGIELIQGFDPDQLDSNPDLVVIGNAMSRGNPCVEAVLDKQIPYISGPQWLLEHVLKDRWVLAVAGTHGKTSTASMLAWILEYANMKPGFLIGGVPENFGLSARLGETPFFVIEADEYDSAFFDKRSKFVHYHPRTLVLNNLEFDHADIFEDLNAIKKQFHHLVRTVPATGRIFIPDQDQALIDVQRMGCWSEVEYLGKNWSCKKIKEDASIFDVYLNQQKQGQVAWSLMGDHNVNNALAAIAAARHVGVTPEIAIEALAEFKNIKRRMEVKGKVNSITVYDDFAHHPTAIKTTLAGLRAKVGNEKIIAVLEPRSNTMKLGVHKEALVNALAAADSVYCFETEDIKWSIEELFAEQGKAVDISHDIDELCTKLVSIAERNAHILIMSNGGFGNIHNKLLGQLALKKKV from the coding sequence ATGCATATTCATATTCTTGGCATCTGTGGCACATTTATGGGGGGCCTTGCTATTCTCGCCAAATCCTTGGGTTATAAAGTCACAGGATCAGATAAAAACGTTTATCCTCCGATGAGTACCCAATTAGAAGAGCAAGGGATTGAATTAATTCAAGGTTTTGATCCAGACCAATTAGATTCAAATCCTGATCTTGTGGTTATTGGGAATGCAATGAGTCGTGGGAATCCTTGTGTAGAAGCTGTTCTGGATAAACAAATTCCTTATATTTCGGGTCCACAGTGGTTATTAGAGCATGTCTTAAAAGATCGTTGGGTATTAGCTGTTGCCGGGACACACGGTAAAACGTCCACTGCAAGCATGTTGGCTTGGATTTTAGAATATGCCAATATGAAACCGGGTTTCTTAATTGGTGGTGTACCGGAGAACTTTGGTCTGTCAGCCAGGTTAGGTGAAACCCCATTTTTTGTGATAGAGGCAGATGAGTATGACAGTGCTTTTTTTGATAAACGTTCCAAATTTGTTCACTATCACCCTCGAACGCTGGTTTTAAATAACTTAGAGTTTGACCATGCAGATATTTTTGAAGATTTAAATGCCATTAAAAAACAATTTCATCATTTAGTTCGTACTGTTCCTGCAACAGGGCGTATTTTTATACCCGATCAGGATCAAGCTCTGATCGATGTCCAGCGCATGGGCTGTTGGAGTGAAGTTGAATATCTGGGGAAAAACTGGTCTTGCAAAAAAATCAAAGAAGATGCTTCAATTTTTGACGTCTATCTAAATCAGCAAAAACAGGGGCAGGTGGCTTGGTCATTGATGGGTGACCATAATGTGAATAATGCACTTGCTGCCATAGCTGCTGCGCGCCACGTTGGTGTTACGCCGGAAATTGCGATTGAAGCACTCGCTGAATTTAAAAATATCAAACGTCGAATGGAAGTTAAAGGCAAAGTTAATAGTATTACTGTTTATGATGATTTTGCTCATCATCCTACCGCCATTAAAACAACCTTAGCGGGGTTACGTGCAAAAGTAGGCAATGAAAAAATTATTGCTGTTCTGGAGCCGCGTTCTAATACGATGAAATTAGGTGTCCATAAAGAGGCATTAGTCAATGCATTAGCCGCCGCTGACAGTGTTTACTGTTTTGAAACAGAAGATATTAAATGGTCAATTGAAGAACTGTTTGCAGAGCAAGGTAAAGCCGTTGATATATCCCATGATATTGATGAGTTATGCACTAAGTTAGTATCAATAGCAGAGCGAAACGCTCATATACTCATTATGAGTAATGGTGGTTTTGGTAATATCCATAACAAGTTACTGGGGCAACTCGCCCTGAAAAAGAAGGTTTAA
- a CDS encoding UbiX family flavin prenyltransferase: MSKDVFFKDRITLAVTGASGSGYFLRLLQALVNTDIQIYLLLSDAAKIVLKTEENEDWPADVTQLNVFLQDKYQSKQQQIVVLAAKDWFSPVASGSSAPNKMIVCPCSCGTLASIAHGLSNNLIERSADVILKERGKLIVMPRETPFSTLHLRNMLTLSELGVTVMPLAPGFYHQPKTIADLQDFMVARVLDHLEIAHKIGKRWCE, encoded by the coding sequence ATGTCTAAAGATGTTTTTTTTAAAGATAGGATTACGTTAGCGGTAACAGGTGCATCGGGTAGCGGTTACTTCTTAAGGCTATTACAGGCATTGGTTAATACAGATATACAAATATATCTATTACTTTCTGATGCGGCTAAAATTGTATTAAAAACAGAAGAAAATGAAGATTGGCCTGCAGATGTGACTCAACTAAATGTTTTTTTACAGGATAAATATCAGAGTAAACAGCAGCAGATAGTTGTATTAGCTGCAAAAGATTGGTTTTCACCCGTCGCCTCGGGCTCATCAGCGCCAAATAAAATGATTGTTTGTCCATGCAGTTGTGGAACATTAGCCTCTATTGCCCACGGTTTATCTAACAATTTAATCGAACGTTCTGCGGATGTTATTTTAAAAGAACGCGGGAAATTGATTGTCATGCCAAGAGAAACCCCTTTTTCCACTCTTCATTTACGAAACATGCTTACTCTGTCCGAATTAGGGGTGACAGTGATGCCATTAGCCCCAGGTTTTTATCATCAGCCTAAAACTATTGCTGATTTACAGGATTTTATGGTCGCGAGAGTATTAGACCATCTGGAAATAGCACACAAGATCGGTAAACGCTGGTGTGAATGA